A window of the Deltaproteobacteria bacterium genome harbors these coding sequences:
- a CDS encoding NADH-quinone oxidoreductase subunit M: MSLAWILLLPFAGGLAAWIAGRWSDPWARWIALGTALLHLLLLLVTWGVFFTEVVPAPGGWLMASKHPWIPQLGISFHLAVDGISLLMLLLASFLTVLAVLTSWTSITRSVGFYHFNLLLILTALSGVFIAFDLFLFFAFWEISLLPLYFLIGIWGYENRVYATTKFFIITQGSGLLMLVAILGLVVVHWQSTGVLTFDYLDLVGTVMSETKAMWLMLGFFIAFAVKLPVVPFHTWLPDAHTQAPTAGSVALAGLVLKIGAYGMLRIVVPMFPQAAADFALAAMILAVVGILYGALLALGQTDLKRMVAYTSISHMGFVLLGIFAGNELALQGAVIIMLSHGFSAAALFIMVGDLQHRTHTRELGRFGGLWAVMPRMGGVGLFFAMASLGLPGLASFVGEFLVLLGAFQVNMPLTVLASVGLVAATVYSLWMMQKVYYGANTGDWQVDDTSGREMTIMASLIGATLWLGLYPQPVLTTSGHALAEMKKFAAEARATAARPEGTESAASGAVASTSPVGGERP, translated from the coding sequence ATGAGCCTTGCCTGGATCCTGCTTCTGCCTTTCGCGGGCGGCCTCGCGGCGTGGATCGCGGGGCGGTGGAGCGACCCGTGGGCGCGCTGGATCGCGCTGGGGACGGCGCTGCTCCACCTGTTGCTGCTGCTGGTGACCTGGGGCGTGTTCTTCACCGAGGTCGTGCCCGCGCCGGGCGGCTGGCTGATGGCTTCCAAGCACCCCTGGATCCCGCAGTTGGGCATCAGCTTCCACTTGGCCGTGGACGGCATCAGCCTGTTGATGCTGCTGCTCGCGAGTTTCCTCACGGTCCTGGCGGTGCTGACCTCCTGGACGTCCATCACCCGCTCGGTGGGGTTCTACCACTTCAACCTGCTGCTGATCCTGACGGCCCTGTCGGGCGTGTTCATCGCCTTCGACCTGTTCCTTTTCTTCGCCTTCTGGGAGATCTCGCTGCTGCCGCTGTACTTTCTCATCGGCATCTGGGGCTACGAGAACCGCGTCTACGCCACCACCAAGTTCTTCATCATCACCCAGGGGAGCGGCCTGCTGATGCTGGTGGCCATCCTGGGGCTGGTGGTGGTGCACTGGCAGTCCACCGGCGTCCTCACCTTCGACTACCTGGACCTCGTGGGCACGGTCATGTCGGAGACCAAGGCGATGTGGCTGATGCTGGGCTTCTTCATCGCCTTCGCCGTGAAGCTCCCGGTGGTGCCGTTCCACACCTGGCTGCCCGACGCCCATACCCAGGCCCCCACCGCGGGCAGCGTGGCGCTGGCGGGCTTGGTGCTCAAGATCGGCGCCTACGGCATGCTCCGCATCGTGGTGCCCATGTTCCCTCAGGCGGCGGCGGACTTCGCCCTGGCGGCCATGATCCTGGCCGTGGTGGGCATCCTCTACGGCGCGCTCCTGGCCCTGGGCCAGACCGACCTGAAGCGCATGGTGGCCTACACCAGCATCAGCCACATGGGCTTCGTGCTGCTGGGGATCTTCGCCGGGAACGAGCTGGCGCTTCAGGGGGCGGTGATCATCATGCTGTCCCACGGCTTCAGCGCCGCCGCGCTGTTCATCATGGTGGGAGACCTGCAGCACCGCACGCACACGCGCGAGCTGGGCCGGTTCGGCGGACTGTGGGCGGTGATGCCGCGCATGGGCGGGGTGGGGCTGTTCTTCGCCATGGCGTCGCTGGGGCTGCCCGGGCTCGCGAGCTTCGTGGGCGAGTTCCTGGTGCTGCTGGGGGCTTTCCAAGTGAACATGCCGCTGACGGTGCTGGCTTCGGTGGGCCTCGTGGCCGCCACCGTCTACTCGCTGTGGATGATGCAGAAGGTCTACTACGGGGCCAACACCGGGGACTGGCAGGTTGACGACACCAGCGGCCGGGAGATGACCATCATGGCCTCGCTCATCGGCGCGACGCTGTGGCTCGGACTCTACCCGCAGCCGGTGTT